The DNA sequence ACGAGGAAATCTCCTTTGCCGACCACGGTGTAGATACTCGCATAGCCACTATGCCAATCCGGTCAATATCTGCCTTGTTGAATCAAATCCTGCCGTCAACACACTGGACATCCGTTCAAGTTGCAGATGCCCTCACTTCGTTCTAACACGACGGCGCCGCTGGATCGGACCTGGCAATTAAGCCAGCAGACAGGGTGATTTGGGGGACTTGTGGGGAGCACTGGCACAGGAAACTTCGGAGACTATGGTGGCGAAAAGCCTTCTCGCTGTAACCAACCAGTTGAGACTGAATTAGAAGACGTCGCGCTGTCTCCCTACCATCAGACAAGAAGAACGCTGCCAACTATCGGAACACCAGTTCAATTGGCTCAGGGCTTGGTCAATGGGCGTCTCGTCGTTCGAGACGCATCATCCGGCTTAGTCATTGGCGTACTTCCAACCCGGTTTAATTACCTGCTCGCCTGTCAGGGGAATGGCAAACAATACGAGGGGGAAGTCACTAGCGCCAGCAATGGAGCTATTCCTTCGCTTCGGGTGAGACTTGAGCCCATTTGATCCTGCCAAGCGGCTGCTCGTTTTGGGCGATGTGTTTGTTGACTACCATTTAGACAAGAAGCGTGTACGCCTTGGCGGAGTGTTTCACGCAGCACGCACTCTCCAGGCGATATCTGCCAATTACTCAGCCGCATACATATCCCCCACCTACCTTGAGTCGTCAATCTCAAGATTTTTGAAAGACCTTGGAGTCAGTCAATTTGCTCGGGCCGGAGAGGTAAACGGGAGTCCGTCCGTAATCCTGATCCGCGACTCAGTCGAGGCGGGCGATCTTGGGTATGACGAAATCCTACGCAAGCAGCGTGAGGTGACCTGGAACAAAGATGCCATTTTGCAGCTGCTGGATGGATTCGCTCCCACTGACATGTTGGTTTTTCCGGGAAACTATCCCTATAAGGAAACCGTTTCTCTTGCACTCTCCCGGAATATTCGCGTCCATATTGATGCGCAGTACGATGATGATATTGCTGAGCTATCCAGAGGGCTTGATGCGCCTCTCACTACTTTGTTTATTTCGACGTCAGCATCCATCTTTGGCGTAGCAGCTAATGGCAGCCCTGCACGTCTTCGAGAACTGCTGCCACCGAGCTTGGCGAGACAGCTCGTTCTAAAGGAAAACAGGGGTGGCTCACGGGTGTTTTCTGGTCTTGACGAAGAGGCAGATGCCTCTGCGTTCCTTGGTCACGCCGAACACTCGGTTGGCGTCGGCGACTGCTTTGACTGCGTGTGGATTCTGTCTCGCGATGAGGAGAATCCCAAGCTGCGCCTGGCTCGCGCATCCTACTATGCATCAATCTACGCAAGCACGATGTTGCATGAAGACTTCGTGAGTGAAGTGCAGGGCGCAAGGGTGGTTGATGCATCGATAGGAGGGCTGCGCGGAACCCGCGTCCCCTGGGAGAAACGAGCTGCGACTAACATATATATCGCTGCTCCTGACTTCCCAAGCGTAGACACAAAGGCGATTGATGGCCTTGAGAGTGCACTACGGTACCATGGATTCTCACCCCATAGGCCAATCAAGGAAAACGGTCTTCACACGCACTCAGCATCTGAGTCTGAAACTGCAG is a window from the Myxococcus stipitatus genome containing:
- a CDS encoding nucleoside 2-deoxyribosyltransferase — encoded protein: MSPFDPAKRLLVLGDVFVDYHLDKKRVRLGGVFHAARTLQAISANYSAAYISPTYLESSISRFLKDLGVSQFARAGEVNGSPSVILIRDSVEAGDLGYDEILRKQREVTWNKDAILQLLDGFAPTDMLVFPGNYPYKETVSLALSRNIRVHIDAQYDDDIAELSRGLDAPLTTLFISTSASIFGVAANGSPARLRELLPPSLARQLVLKENRGGSRVFSGLDEEADASAFLGHAEHSVGVGDCFDCVWILSRDEENPKLRLARASYYASIYASTMLHEDFVSEVQGARVVDASIGGLRGTRVPWEKRAATNIYIAAPDFPSVDTKAIDGLESALRYHGFSPHRPIKENGLHTHSASESETAAMYQADRDLLRQCSILIAMPLVDDPGTFVELGMFVEMGKPAILFDAEGWVDNMFARRSATRVCRSLGETIRAVFEIAGFARD